The nucleotide sequence CCACCACAGACAGCCCAGGAGTTGGCAGATGCTTTAGTCCACGTCTGGGAGGAGACCATCCGCCATCTCATCAggagcaagaaagaaaaaaaagaaaaaagtttagaATCTGCCGTTTATCACGTTTTCTAATAAATGGATGACATAATAAATGGGTAATAAATGGGTTTTAACTTATGGGAAATGGGACGAGCTAAAAGCTTACCTCCAAACTGCATAAGCTCCGTTTCACATTTCGTTTCCTTTGCGTTAAGCTTACACAGGCAGAGGACCGAGCTTTTTAATGGTTTATTTTCCTGGACCGTTAGCCGAGACATGAAGAGGAGCACTATGGATGAAAGTCACAGCAGCTCGGACTCAGACCAAAGTCCGCCGAAGAAGTCCTCAGCAGCTACTACAGCACACGTCTGAATGTAGACGTAAGAGTCcattaaagttaaagttaaagcatttagaatatatttagatatataaattcaatttatttagcaatcagcaattattgtttttaatgtcacaattccaaacctcctcctttatccgggcttggGATCGgaaaaagtgacccgaaataggcactttGGCGGAgttactgtttttctttttttctttttctttttacgtTTTTAAGTTGTTTTAAACCTCACGATCTACAAAAAGTAACAGtaagttcaaactttaaaagaaatgcaaaaaaaaaatacaaaaaatctaTTTCTCGAACTAAGTACTATGTAATTAGAAGTTTTTGTGTCATTACAGGTTTTTGaggtttaaatattaaacatatgGCTCACCAGGCAGAGTTTATACTCATAAAGTTAAGTCTAAGATGAACTGATTATTGATATATGTTTGTGTATCAAATATGGTGTAGATTTTAAAAAGGTATTCTTGATGTTTTTCATTGTATTGTGTTATTGATTTAGGATTCTAACACGTTTCGACTGTGGCGGCAGTTATGAAATCCGGGTGGAGTTGCTGGATCAAAAGAAGAAGCTTATTGAGATCTTTTCTCCTGAGACTATTTACCGTGGCGCGGGACATGAAGAATGGAAACAGGTATGACAACAAAACGCTTGCATGAAAACCCAAGGACAACTTTTGTCTGACTGattatttgtttttcagattACCCATGTGCACTGTTAgacattttattgtatttttacagcAACTTACTGGCAACACTATTGCCAGTAAGTTACTGTAATTACTGATCTACAGTATCTTTACTGTTGTGATGTTTTACAGTTCAACCACTTTACTGTAAACATATATTACAGTATAACAGCTTTACtataaatgttgtttgtggtaATGCAGCTTTACTGTAAACGTGGTTTACAGTTAGAAAGACTTACCGTGATTTAGTTTTATAGTATCACTGTAGTGCAAATGTGGTTTATGGTATAACACTGTAATTGTGTACAGTATAATTTGTTTAGACTGTAATTGTGTTttacagcatataaaataatattaacatTCATATTCAATATAagaacatttacaaaaaacaatataattcaATAAAGTAGTCTCAGAATAGTGAATTAAACCAACATTTATTgttgataattttttttaacaagaaaaacatttttcgactgaataaaaacaatgtCAATAACCAAAATAAATAGAAGCGTACATGAAAACTACACAGTCCTTCACCTTTCTGTGTCtgatttttttaaggaaaacagtttttcattccactaaaaacaggacaaacccACGAGCATGAACATTAAATAAACTATTACacttgtaaaacaaaaatcatttacaaaatgtaataattatcAGTGGGTCCCAGGAAACAGAATGTGACATGGGATTTAGATTTCCGTTACCAGGATGGTCGGGTTCAGCGTAGTCTTCATCACCACCTGTCAAAGACACATCATCAATATTCATGTTTGCTCAGGTTATTCACTTGTTCACATCTGTCTGAGATCATTCATACTGTTGTATGGATGTGTGTACAGTAtgtacagttaagcccataattattcatacccctggcaaattttgacttaaagttacttttattcaactagcaagttattttttgactggaaatgacacaggtgtctcacaaaagataataagatgatgtacaacacgcatcattgtggaaaaaaatatttctcagcttttatttacatttgagcaaaaagtatcatgtccagaattattcataccctttacaaactgtcacagtctctgggaaaatccaaagttccataccattccaaatagtcaaagctgttctaaagcatcctaattaccctgattaattggaaatagctgttttgatcaactcaacaggtgaaaaacagcagctctctgcaggtggtctgtggacattcatggctaagacaaaggaactcagtgaggacctgcagctgtgcattgtggctgctcacaagtgaggaatgggctacaaggccatatccaaatgttttcaagttccagtggctacagtgcaaagtattattaaaaaatacaagatgttccgcactgtggaaaatctcagaggacgttgtcggaagccaaaagtgaaacctgtgctggccaggagaatagtgagagaggtgaaaaagaatccaaggatcaccaccaaggccattctggtgaatctgggctctgctggtggcaatgtctcaaggcagacagtccaacggacactgttgggttccacggatgcagaccaaggaaaacgccacttctccaggcacttctaaggcatgcaaaagctcatttggcctttgcaaatgctcatctggacaaagaagaaggtttctggtcttcagtgttatggtcagatgaaacaaaaattgaattatttggtcacaatgatgttgccttcatttggcataaaaatggagaagccttcaacccaaagaacaccatccccactgtcaaacatggtggtgggaacctaatgctttgggggtgttttttagccaatggaccatggaacctaatcacagtaaacagcaccatgaaaaaagagcaatacatgaagattctcaacaacaacaacaggcagtctgcagaaaaacttggcctctggaaccagtggacatttcagcacgacaatgacccaaaacatacagcaaacatggtgaagaaatggttagcagacaacaacattaacgttttgcagtggcctagccagagtcctgacttgaatccaattgagaatgtgtggagggagctaaagatcagggtgatggcaagaagaccctccaacctgaaagatttggagctcattgctaaagatgaatgggcaaaaatgcctgtggacacatgcaaaaagctggtctgcaattataggaagcgtttgattgctgtaatagccaataaaggcttttctattgattattgagaagggtatgaataattctggacatgatactttttgctaaaatataaataaaacctgagaaatattttttccacaatgatgcctcttgtacatcgtcttattatctttggggagacacctgtgtcatttctgctcaaaaaagaactagcttgttgaacaaaagtaactttaagtcaaaatttggcaggggtatgaataattatgggcttaactgtatataatTATCAGCTATGTAAAAGATATTATCCTCTCTGTATTCTTACCTAGTTGGAAGTCCTCCAGAGAGCCGCTGGAGGAAGGTGGTGATCCGAGGGCTGATGCTTGTAACCTTCCTCTTTACGACACGACCTGTCTTGCGGCTTGTACCAAGTTTTGCAGGGCATTTTGTTCCCATGTCTGGATTGATCCTCACAAAGAACCTTTTAACGGAAAAAAGGCTGCTTTAatttcaaaattaaaacatacattACAGCAATCTCCAATATGTTTCTGCAACTGTAGTCAAGCTATCACATATATTTCATTCTTAAATGGTGTAAGCTTTAATGGTTTAAAGTATTTACCTCTGTATCATCTCCAGTGTGATGGACGCTGACTCCTGATACTCAAGGTTGAAAACGTAGTATGACGCAAAGAAGACAGCAAAGGTGCTGCCAAAGTCATGCATCTGCTCAGGCTCAATACCTTGCCCTCCAAACTGATCATCCAGCGGCTTGCAGACATGAAATTATTCCCTAAAAACAGACAAGAGTCCAATAAGACAATGTGCTCACCCTTACAAATAAGGTTTCCACAAGAATGCTGGATAGCAGGCCTCACACTGTACAAAAATAGAATCCACACGGTTTGCTGCTATttctcttattatttattatgtaaTGAAAATTATGATCAATTACAGGAAAAAACTGCCTAATGTTTTGGCATTTTGGGCTGTGCTGAAATGTTAGGCTGTTTTTTCCTGTTGGTCATtgtgtataataaataataagagaaacagcagcaaactgtgtgtattctatttttatacaATATAAAACAGACAAACCCCTGTTAATTAGCTGTgtgctgatgtttcttcataTGATAACAAAATTGTCTTAATtctgaactacaaacaccacaaaaTTTACACCTGTACAtggctgcatgtgtgtgaattTGACTTAACTTTTAATTTGCAAAGAGCATggcaacaacacaacagtgaCTGAAAAACATCTCAATATATTATCTGTTTGTTCTATTATTAAAGAAGGGATCTACATTGCTTGGGTTGTatcaaaaaatgtgaaaaagttaaaagaaaaactatctATAGATCAATGTTATTAACTTAAACCATGCAGACCCTGAAACACTGGAGGAAAAATTTTGGAGGGTCTGTCAAGCTGACGTTAAACCCCTTAACAATGGCACTGCAACTAACTGCGACTAATTTACAGACCACTACACTGTCTTGCTTTTTAAATGGAACCTATGAAACAATAAACCACAGTTGAGATTAGAGCAGGCTAACCTGCATGAGAAACTTCAAAACTGGGTTAGATTGTTTTAGCAGTCTTTAAATTTCCAAAAAAATGTTGTCTACCTTTATTCTCACTAAATATGTCTTTTTACCTGCTGTTTTGTCTTGTCTCTCAAAGAACTGAGGCTACATCACACTGTCAGCGCGGCCAGCAAGGGCAGGAGGACAGCAATGCACCACACTGGGCgggaaaagacagagagacaatTGTTAATTTAATGTtgcatttatttaacaataataaagaaagaaaaaaaaaaaaaaaaacacacaacccaTCTTTTCCAGAATAATTCAACTAATTGCTCTTTTGACCAACCTAACAGAGACGTTACATGGTTTTCCTATGAAAAAGACCCTGGAAGACGTtgtattaaaggaaaaaaaacatgctccccttcccacttataaaataataaatattaaacttaGGTTGGAGTTCCTCGGGCCACCAACCTAATGTTATATtaactttttaatgttgtgtacTGCAGctcacacaaaattaaataaagcagGCTAACCTACATGAGCAAGCTCAAAACTGGATAAGATTGTTTTAGCAGTCTCTAAATTTCCAAAAAAAAgttgtctttctttattctcattaaatgtgtatttttaccTGCTGCTTTGTCTTGTCTTTCAAAGAGCTGAAGCCAAATGTGCCACTGTTAGCGTAGCCAGCTTCTCAATAGTCATAGAACAGAAGCGCAGGAGGACAATGCACCACACTCGGCGGGAAAAAGACAAAGACTGTGTTGCGCCTGTGTTCCTCGCCCCTCCCCGTGGAAAATATAtatctaaatatatatttaaataagaaaagaaaaaaacacacacaacctATTTTTTCCAGAATAATTCAGCTAATGTGCTATTTCGACCAAGCTAACACTGAGTTTAAGCCCCCgctcccccccacacacacaaaaaatatatatgctcTTAAAAATTAATAAACGAGTATGTTAGGTAGGAGAGTCCTTTGCATTACCTTATGGCGTCCTGTTTGCAGTTTCCACACAGAGGTCCAACAATAACGAGGTGCAAAATCTTTTGTCCTCTCGAGCATATCCTAACGAAGAGCTAACAAAGTTGGCCTGTCTTTCCTCTCCTGTCAATCACTGGATCACAGGTCATGTCAGTCAGGATATGGAGTGGTGGTTGGTAGAGGTAGGTAGGTGGGCGGGGCCAGCATGCATTCAGTGTGTGTTTCACTAAGTTGGGTTGACTAGTTCCCAGAAGAGTTCTGTACATGTTGCACGTTCAGTAAATGAGCAATTCAGTTACTGCTCCACTGAGAAGCCTCCGCCAAATTATTACAATATTCTCCACTGACTGAAGTTCGCCTTTCTGcgtcttttttaaataactttattCACTACTTGTCACAAgtacaaaattacacaaaaacagacagcaGCAACAGCCTAAGTGAAATCCAACAACAGAATAGTGGCAagtaaaaaaattaacaaaaggAAGTGTGAATCTTGTTCAGGGTTAATCAGAGATAAGTGATGGAGATGCAACAATGTgaattctgcttttttttatttgtacttaACCTTATAGTCTTTACATAGGAATGGAAGTCAATtaagaaaacacagaatttTGGGAGAGATTTGGAGAACCTTGCTTTATAAAATTTCCCTACAAGGAGACCTTACACACAGGCAAGTCCCCTAAAAAGTCAAAACCATAATACTTTCACTGGTATcatactgacaaatggcataggTTGGAGGAAAATCTGGAAATGGTTAGCAGTGAAAGAGTTAAAATGTAATGCACTATTGCAACCAACCACTGAAAGagtaaaaatacacaaacagtaTGATGAACCATTCAAACCACATAATACAGTAGCACTACTGCTAATGTGTTAACGGTAGGTATAACTACTAccgcaattttaaaaaatacagtaagTTACTGTAAATAACCTTAATATACCCATAATGCATAGCAAATTACAGTAATTAACTGTAGAAATGTTTTCAAGTAAGTTACTGGGCATTTTGTGGtattttactgtgaaaaataCAGCAAAGGTTAACAGTGTGTTTCATAAATATGGACCAGGAGTGAGATACATTCGATTTACCCATGGAGGGAAGAATTTAAGGTGGTGGAAAGGACATTTCGGAATTCACATTACTGGCAGCTCTGTTGAGTTATTTCCAACACTGGACACATAGACTACATATTTAGTCGGTGTGATTCATTTAACGTGTGCTTACTAACTTTCTCTGAAATTATACTAATCATGTTTAACTTATTTAACCTGCTTTTAATTTAGATGTTTTTGCATCTTAAACCCACAAAATGGATATAACACTTTTTTGACTATATTGACATATGATATTATATTGACAGTTAGCATCATATTTTGACAGTTTGCCTACAATTGCACATTATCTTCTTACATCTTACTTATCATCCATTCGCGTTTCTGGAGATGTGATTAATGTATGTGCACAAGGTTTGGAATAGAAaggtttgtatatgtgtgtgtatatcatcATGAGACCTTTTGGTGCAATGAGAAGCATGACTTAATGTAGATCTGAAAGCTATTACATGTATACCCTGGTTTGAGAAAGTGTTTGCCCCTTCCTGATTGAGCATGAACCACCTTTTTAAGGTTGTGTCACAATCGAATTGAAATCCGTACTTTaactaggccactccaaagtGTTCAtttcgttgttgttgttgtttttttaagccattCTGAGGTGAACTTGCTGGCgtattttggatcattgtcctgctgcagaacccaAGTGTGCTTTAGGTTGAGGTCATGAATGGATGGCAGGagattctccttcaggatgttttggtaaATTCATGGTTCCATGGTTACCACACCAAGCCTTCCAGGTCCTGAGGCAGctaaacagccccagaccattaAACTACCACCACTgtattttcttgttgtttttccaTTGTGATTTCTTGATGTTTCTTATGGAAATGCTGTATTACCTTTATGCCAGATGTAATGGGACGCTTGAAATTTTCAGGCATTTATGAAAACATCTACTAATTCAGACACAAGCACATCAGTTTAATTGAACTAGGAACAATTACTTCCACTGAGTGATTGGTTTGCTTTAGACTGTCTACACAGTTATTGGGGACAAAACCTGTCCTTCTGGCTTTATATGAGGTTTCTGTCAGATAATATGCAAATATGATTTGTATACGATTTATGTTTCTATTCCATTGCACATATGAGATGACTGAGTATCCAGTGATTTAACCCTTTCATgtatagtggtcactacagctattcaaaggctgttttcttgtatttatgtcagtgttgatggtatacttgcacataaaccactgcattggacactgatgtgtcactccataccctgccaccCACTGGTCGTTTAATGTTGCTATAGCTGTATGACAtgtttcattgtaattattgttatttaacccggtcatgcatgaattatgacaacctcaatcaggatttttttcttaaatattttattcatcttttcatgcctaaagatgaataaaaatacttaagtaaAAATGATGAGGTTGATGATGATTGAGGTTGTcctaattcatgcatgaaagggttaatgtGTACCTTGACTTGCTTGTCTGGAAGGCAGCGTGTGACTTAGTTTACATTATTGCTACAGCTCTAAACCAAACCTATGCATTTGCCTTAAAGATACCTGCCTTTCTTACTTTCCATTTTGTAGTGTGAGAACTGGAAATGATAATGTGAGCTTAAATGTTAACACATTAAACCATATACTGTATAGCTGTTCACCAAAGTGTATTGTTGTGCTTTACAGTTACTTTGTGCCATGTCTTTTATTCCCCCACCAGTGCACATGTGTAAATCTAAACAGGCTTGCAGAAAACATTTGAAACATTCTTCATGTAATGTAGCCACAGTGACTACAAACTCCACAATGAGGGATATTTACTATAAAATCTCTAACATCACCATATTTTTGTGCTGAGGTTGGTTAAATACCAAAGAGCTATTGCAATTCCTGAAAAAAAACTACAGCTTTGCTCTCAGGCTTTTCGAAGGTTGTATCTGACCTTTCCTTCATTTACTTTAAAACTAGGGTGAGAACATATTTGTAGTTGCATGAAGGCGTCAGTGGGTGATCTCATTATTTGAGGCAATAATGCCAGAATAAGTGATAGTTTGGTACCAGGATAACACAAAAGCCAGAACCTGACCTCTCGGATTGCGAGGGTTTATCTGAATTCTATTGTAATACTTTAAAAGTGTTATTTGGCTCACCAGCAATAGAATTATGTTTGCATTGACCTGTAATGCCTTATTGATAATACAAATTTGTAttgaaaatgactgaataatCTGTTTTGATGTCTTTGGTATTtcaaatgtatgtatgtgactATAGGCAGGTTCTCAAGTTTAAACCATCTAATAACATGACAACATGAAATTTTCAAAGTaggatttaataataataatactgctTTATTGTGAAGCTTTGttacaaacaaaaatacattccCAACTTTATTGTGAAATTGAATAAAAATAAGAGCGAAATATATTCTGGTTAATGTGATTTCAGCGAAGGTTCTTTCAGTCTTTCATCAGTGACATACAAATTTTCAGTCAATAAGTTATGAGTTACTTTCACTACATTTACAAATTAAATGCAAGCCCACAATCTAGGAATGGATAGTCAAAGGCAATAATTATCAGTTAAGTCATTTAATCACTTCCACAGGATCTCAACCTGTTAACGGTGCCGCAGTTTACAATATAGGTCACTGGCCAAGCATTAGGAGTAGTTATACTTCCACAAAGTTTAAATTTACCATCTGTTGATGATCATTGAGGACATACATTGTCTCCTTGATACTTGTCAGAAAAAGCACATGACTGGGATATAGTTGTACTCAAACTCATAGTAACAGTGAAATAGATTTTCCACTTTTATCAGACCGAAGGTAAAACCATACCCTAGAAGTTCCATATTTCTTTAGGTTTCTTACATTTACCTTAAGACTATGTTGAGAAGATTAAGTGGAGCTTTCCCTAAACAAGCGTTTGGAAAACATTTTATAACTTTAAGGGACTTTATTAAAGCTCTATTTTATAGGACTCTTGAAACAGGAGCgctataaaaatgtctttgcaTAATCACTTCTTTTGCAAGAAAACCTCTGCAAAGATAATGTGGCCAAACCAAAACATTGCTTCCAAGTGTTCCTTAGAATTTCCTTAAGTGTCAGCATTCAGTGTTCACATTGTGTACAAAATTTCAATGGCATCAAATTATGACAAAGTGTATCAGTCTTACACAAAATATGTTTTAAGGTTAAGTATGTGAGAAgggtaatatttaaaaatatctcAACTTATAGTGGAATGTGCTTGTGCAGAAAACCTCTTCAGTACTGTTAACCTAGATTTGGAAACTGGTGTGAAGACTGCGACGAAACTTAGAGCAGAACACATTTACGTCTTTTCTTAGGTTCAGGTGGCTCCAGGGCAGCCAGTATTGCCTCATCAAACACATTCTTTAATCCTTTCTGTGGAAACAAGACATTTATATTCAAAACAGAGCCATTTTCTGGAAATATGTGAGCGCAAAAGAAAGCTGAGTAAAAATGGAGCAGGGCAAtcaaaattttcatttattgAAATAACATTATACAAGTCTCTCCTCGTGATCAAGTTGTCTTAAAGACAAAAGCCTGTGAAAATTTTGATGCtgcagtagaaaaaaaaagaaagaagagataTTACTGTCAAAGACAGTAGCACTGATGCTTAAATAGGGTACAATGGATGAGCTCAATGCTGATATAAGGGAATGTTTGcttaaaaataacaacaaaaaaccccaacaaaaacaaaaacaaacccccaccccccaaagaCATGTCAGGTTACACAGACTTGTCCGCAAGGTGAAGAACTAAAGATTGGCACCATCGTCATTAGGCAGCATGGACAATTATCGAGATTAGTTGAAAAGAAAGCACAGATGAAACAAAGGAAAAGGTTAATGGGTACAGAagtttaaagtttgaaacagCATGGGGGTTATTTTAGTAACAGACATTTGTTTACAATGAATGAGCAGCACATGATCGAGAGGCAAAGCAAGATTCGAGAAGACATCAGAACAAGCagcattttctctttctctgagTTTCGGGGGGCTCTAAAGCAGCTAGGATAGCCTCATCAAATACGTTCTTCAATCCCCGCTACAGcaagaggaaaaggaggaagaaagaCAGGTACACAGTGTTAGATGGGCGTTTTTAGGTAAGTGGTGTTAGCAAAACATAAAGCAAAGCAATTCCACCCATGTTAAGAGATTGCATTCAGAAACATGCTTGTTAGAGCAGCTTTTAGTGTATTGTGTAATGAGAGATCTTACCTGTGTTAGAGCAGAGCACTCAACATATTTGACTGCCTTAAGGTCACGAGCCAGCTTTTCTGCTGTCTCAGGAGTGATTGGCTTTTGTTTGTTCTTGGCTAACTTCTCCACTGTAGACGGATCATCACGCAGGTCGATCTGAGTGCCTACCAACAGAAACGGGGTCTTGGGACAGTGGTGAGTTATCTCAGGAACCCACTGgtggagaaaacaaaaactcatcAAAAACAGGGATTTACAGATTATTTCACATGACTGACAGAAAATGCACTGCATTTTCATAAACTTTTCTATTATTGGAGGAccacagagaaaaataaacccACAAACTAACCAGATATTTCTAAAATTCTAAAATTAAAATAGGCACTTTCAAATTCTCCATTATTTTCACAAGGGGTCGTCACATTTTAATTTGGTCCACATTTTTACTTGGCATAGATTTTACACCTGCTGTTAAACtcccatttatccaggcttAGAATCAGCGGTAGGAGTACAGTAGTTTTAGATTCCCTAAGGCTGGGTTTTGTGTTTTCAGAAGAGAATGTGTTAACCAAACCATATTATCTTAATTTTTACATAACATGTATGGCTGAATTACATACCAAAATAGATtgtaaaagattttaaaaaaaaatacagtcttGAAACCCCAGCACAATATTATAACCTAGTTCactgacaggaaaaaaagaaagaacatgtgaaacagagagagagaaaaacaaaaacaaaacatgcatacattatgtatatatttgcatatttcacatttcattaaaattagtGCGTGTGAGTGAGCTGCACGAGTATCAACGTGATGTGAGGTTATGTGGAAATGTGAGACTCTATTCAGTCCAAATTGATATTAGCTACAGGACAGtgttaggtaaaaaaaaaaaaaaaaaaaaaaaatcacaataataaaACTAGAACCATCACTACTATTACTAAACTATGCTCGTCATAACCTTGGACACCACGGATGGCTCCGGATGATCCTCATTAGAAGTACCCATGGCGGATGAGAAAGGATCAATAATGGCCAGGGTCCAGCAGTGTTTCTGCTCTGTGTGCAAtaaatttttcttttatctttaaagTTATTGCATATTGTTTACAATTCTACTTATCTAGACCAGTTAAAGTTGTTTTAGGCCGCATAACATCCTATGGAGGGAGGTCACTACATGAGGGGAAGAGGTATTGGTCTAATCCATATCAGTGACTTGGCATTTCTCCCAACAAAACCTGTTCCTAAGTGATCAAAGTATAAATTATCCAGCGActgagaagagaaagaaagagagaaagaaagaaagaaatgggaCGGAGCAGCAAGAGTTGTCTGGttctcaaaacaaacaaaaaacaaaacaaaccc is from Oreochromis niloticus isolate F11D_XX linkage group LG20, O_niloticus_UMD_NMBU, whole genome shotgun sequence and encodes:
- the LOC100697482 gene encoding cell division control protein 42 homolog isoform X2; translation: MQTIKCVVVGDGAVGKTCLLISYTTNKFPSEYVPTVFDNYAVTVMIGGEPYTLGLFDTAGQEDYDRLRPLSYPQTDVFLVCFSVVSPSSFENVKEKWVPEITHHCPKTPFLLVGTQIDLRDDPSTVEKLAKNKQKPITPETAEKLARDLKAVKYVECSALTQKGLKNVFDEAILAALEPPEPKKRRKCVLL
- the LOC100697482 gene encoding cell division control protein 42 homolog isoform X1, whose amino-acid sequence is MQTIKCVVVGDGAVGKTCLLISYTTNKFPSEYVPTVFDNYAVTVMIGGEPYTLGLFDTAGQEDYDRLRPLSYPQTDVFLVCFSVVSPSSFENVKEKWVPEITHHCPKTPFLLVGTQIDLRDDPSTVEKLAKNKQKPITPETAEKLARDLKAVKYVECSALTQRGLKNVFDEAILAALEPPETQRKRKCCLF